One Mycobacterium kubicae genomic window carries:
- the mycP gene encoding type VII secretion-associated serine protease mycosin: MSCRRLCSVALAGLLVALPASLPGAQAIPPPTVDPSRVPPDGKPGPDQPMRQSNMCARTITVGNPNVAVTAPGFTMLNISKAWQYSTGNGVPVAVVDTGINPSPRLRVVPGGDYIMSGDGLMDCDAHGTIVASVIGAAPQGIPMPAPMPNAPAFPPPAGPPATDSAPPPPGGPPPPPAPPPPPTPVTITETKAAPPPPPPPPDEPSNAPGDPAPDQPDNPEVPPPPPGAPDGVVGVAPHAVVISIRQSSRAYEPVNPGPGDMEVRKKAGSIATLASAVVHAANMGAKVINISVTSCVSAADPLDQGALGAAVWYAATVKDAVIVAAAGNDSEDSCAQNPSFDPLDASDPRDWHQVKTVSSPSWFSDYVLSVGAVDNTGAPINKSLAGPWVAAAAPGVGIMGLSPTTGGPVNAYPPIHPGDKNMPIWGTSFSAAYVSGVAALVRAKYPGLSAHQIINRILQTAHNPPRGVDNQVGYGVVDPVAALTFDVPAGERLPAAARSRVIRPAAPPPPPDHRARTAALIFAGVVLSAVAAAALVARARRAR, encoded by the coding sequence ATGAGTTGTCGACGGCTCTGCTCGGTGGCATTGGCCGGCCTGCTCGTCGCGCTGCCCGCGAGCCTGCCCGGCGCACAGGCCATTCCGCCGCCAACCGTCGATCCCAGTAGGGTGCCGCCGGACGGCAAACCCGGCCCGGACCAGCCGATGCGGCAAAGCAACATGTGCGCGCGGACCATCACCGTGGGTAACCCCAACGTCGCGGTCACCGCGCCCGGGTTCACCATGCTCAACATCAGCAAGGCCTGGCAGTACTCGACGGGAAACGGTGTGCCGGTCGCAGTCGTCGACACCGGCATCAACCCCAGCCCGAGATTGCGTGTGGTTCCTGGTGGGGACTACATCATGAGCGGTGACGGGTTAATGGACTGCGATGCGCACGGCACCATCGTGGCTTCGGTGATCGGCGCTGCGCCGCAGGGAATTCCGATGCCGGCACCGATGCCGAACGCCCCGGCGTTCCCGCCGCCGGCGGGGCCGCCCGCGACCGATTCGGCACCGCCGCCGCCCGGCGGACCACCGCCACCACCGGCGCCACCGCCCCCGCCCACACCGGTCACCATCACCGAGACCAAAGCGGCTCCGCCACCACCCCCACCCCCGCCGGACGAACCGTCCAACGCACCCGGCGATCCGGCGCCCGACCAACCCGACAACCCGGAGGTGCCGCCCCCGCCACCCGGTGCACCCGACGGCGTCGTCGGCGTCGCACCGCACGCGGTCGTCATCTCCATCCGCCAGTCGTCGCGAGCGTACGAACCAGTCAACCCCGGACCCGGCGACATGGAAGTACGCAAGAAAGCCGGTTCCATCGCGACCCTGGCCAGCGCCGTCGTGCACGCCGCCAACATGGGCGCCAAAGTCATCAATATCAGTGTCACGTCGTGCGTTTCAGCGGCGGACCCGCTGGATCAGGGCGCTCTCGGCGCGGCGGTGTGGTATGCCGCCACCGTGAAAGACGCGGTGATCGTTGCCGCCGCGGGCAACGACAGCGAGGACAGCTGTGCTCAGAACCCGTCGTTCGATCCCTTGGACGCCAGCGACCCTCGCGACTGGCATCAGGTCAAGACGGTGTCATCGCCCTCCTGGTTCTCCGATTACGTCCTGTCGGTCGGCGCGGTGGACAACACAGGAGCGCCCATCAACAAGAGCCTAGCGGGACCATGGGTAGCTGCGGCGGCCCCCGGTGTCGGCATCATGGGTTTGTCACCGACCACCGGCGGACCCGTCAACGCCTATCCACCGATTCACCCCGGCGACAAGAACATGCCGATCTGGGGTACCAGCTTCTCGGCGGCTTATGTCAGCGGCGTCGCAGCGTTGGTCCGCGCCAAATATCCCGGATTGTCCGCCCACCAAATAATCAACCGGATCCTGCAGACGGCACACAACCCGCCACGCGGCGTCGACAACCAGGTCGGCTACGGGGTCGTGGACCCGGTGGCCGCGCTCACGTTCGACGTCCCCGCCGGAGAACGGCTTCCAGCTGCCGCCCGCAGCCGGGTGATCCGACCTGCCGCGCCACCACCGCCGCCCGACCACCGCGCCCGAACAGCCGCACTCATCTTCGCCGGCGTAGTTCTTAGCGCGGTCGCGGCAGCAGCACTGGTCGCCCGAGCCCGGCGAGCGCGATGA
- the eccD gene encoding type VII secretion integral membrane protein EccD: MAKVSFPARCAVAVVCGEHLISQVYPASVPVEVFIDNVVELLNDELKRRGLGALESGVGYELHKANGVRLDVTKTLDELGVEDGATLVLVPAVEGESFEPQYESLSTGLARVGKRLFEPVTVQTAAHTALSILAMAAAIVLGLAVRQRISDESLVPSMVSGGAGLLAAGGALAVWRWWPHRDDMIDGLGWLAIPLLAAALGAGAPGKLGSPHVFIAALAAAVLTCAVAAVTRRHINAASAVVTVCALGGAVAAARMWWPIPAQWLGMCTLVALLLVLTMAPTIALWVARIRPPYFGSITGRDLFRRSAGLPADAVSPVTDGDPAEEEANTDTTPRGAQIAAAAVRANSVLTGICVGAGLALPAAVWATLMPGRDRGTAAAVLAGLFAVIFISRGRAFADKRQAVALVCGAAAATGVGVVKYVVHAPISSGQAVLWAAVVLAAFAGAGLLAALLVPVTRFTPLVRMIAEWVEIVAIIAALPLAAWIGGLFTWVRMR, from the coding sequence CGTTTCCGGCCCGTTGTGCCGTGGCGGTCGTGTGCGGAGAACACCTCATCTCGCAGGTCTATCCGGCATCGGTGCCCGTCGAGGTGTTCATCGACAACGTCGTCGAGCTGCTCAACGATGAACTCAAACGCCGCGGCCTGGGCGCGCTGGAGTCCGGCGTCGGATACGAACTACACAAGGCCAACGGTGTGCGGCTGGACGTAACCAAAACGCTCGACGAACTCGGCGTCGAAGATGGCGCCACGCTGGTCTTGGTGCCTGCGGTGGAAGGCGAGTCGTTCGAGCCCCAGTACGAGTCGTTGTCCACTGGACTGGCTAGGGTAGGTAAGAGGCTGTTCGAACCGGTCACCGTGCAAACCGCCGCACATACGGCGCTGTCCATCCTGGCGATGGCCGCCGCCATCGTTCTCGGATTAGCTGTGCGACAGCGTATTTCCGACGAGTCCCTGGTGCCGAGCATGGTGTCCGGTGGCGCCGGGCTGCTGGCGGCCGGCGGCGCGCTCGCGGTGTGGCGGTGGTGGCCGCACCGTGACGACATGATCGACGGTCTGGGATGGTTGGCGATCCCGCTGCTGGCTGCCGCCCTCGGCGCCGGTGCGCCGGGAAAGCTCGGCTCCCCGCACGTCTTCATCGCCGCCCTGGCCGCTGCCGTACTGACCTGCGCAGTGGCCGCCGTGACGCGACGTCACATCAATGCGGCATCGGCCGTGGTGACCGTGTGTGCGCTCGGCGGGGCTGTTGCGGCGGCCCGAATGTGGTGGCCTATTCCAGCGCAGTGGCTCGGCATGTGCACTCTGGTCGCTCTGCTGCTGGTACTGACCATGGCACCGACAATCGCGTTGTGGGTGGCCCGAATTCGCCCGCCCTATTTCGGATCCATCACCGGTCGCGACCTGTTCCGTCGCAGCGCCGGTCTGCCTGCTGACGCCGTATCACCGGTTACCGACGGTGACCCTGCCGAGGAGGAGGCGAACACCGACACCACCCCCCGCGGGGCGCAGATCGCCGCGGCGGCGGTGCGCGCCAACAGCGTCCTGACCGGAATCTGTGTGGGAGCGGGACTGGCACTGCCGGCCGCGGTATGGGCAACGCTGATGCCTGGCCGCGACCGCGGTACGGCCGCAGCGGTGCTGGCTGGGCTGTTCGCGGTGATCTTCATCAGCCGCGGTCGCGCGTTCGCCGACAAACGTCAAGCCGTAGCACTGGTCTGCGGAGCCGCGGCCGCAACAGGTGTGGGCGTCGTCAAATACGTTGTGCATGCGCCGATCTCATCAGGACAAGCGGTGTTGTGGGCGGCTGTGGTGTTGGCGGCCTTCGCCGGTGCCGGCCTACTGGCGGCGCTGCTGGTGCCGGTTACCAGGTTCACCCCCTTGGTCCGCATGATCGCCGAATGGGTTGAGATTGTCGCGATCATCGCGGCGCTGCCGTTGGCCGCCTGGATCGGCGGGCTGTTCACCTGGGTGCGGATGAGATGA